From Arachis stenosperma cultivar V10309 chromosome 2, arast.V10309.gnm1.PFL2, whole genome shotgun sequence, one genomic window encodes:
- the LOC130958114 gene encoding uncharacterized protein LOC130958114, protein MKFICEVVILSLSIIVIQSSITFSQELGSPNHIKTTTFYTKTFVLEPGKVSRQTFFDVEFPRGHIGIKNLQAELVDEHGNSIPLYEAYLHHYFVLRYFENITMSQHANKSQPNYGKYFKRNDGACQTFVNSISWGLGVDARRTSTELPDPFRVEVGTHPEDVPKEYDEEKWLINILVIDTRGVEDKKGCSQCRCDLLDVKSKDLTNTTGIDGTPLSSDYKGGIFCCEKKSQCKLQQGYNEKQKRKVAIKYTISWVEWDQQQVPLKFYILDVTDQVTYNGSEPIHHCAVEYSINPEKTDEGHYHIKKTNIPMTKGGSLIYITAHVHSGIVNATLYGEDGRRLCEIKPIYGTGKDAGNEEGYAVGASGCYPKPGSMKIKDGENLTAEFIHENKYTTGLMGHFYVYLAEDLPKSL, encoded by the exons ATGAAGTTTATTTGCGAAGTGGTGATATTATCATTGTCAATTATAGTAATACAATCGAGCATCACATTCTCACAAGAACTTGGAAGTCCAAATCATATCAAGACAACTACTTTTTATACCAAAACGTTCGTACTGGAACCAGGAAAGGTTAGCAGACAAACTTTTTTTGATGTTGAGTTTCCAAGAGGCCACATTGGAATCAAGAATTTACAAGCCGAACTAGTTGATGAACATGGAAACTCTATACCACTGTATGAGGCTTACCTGCACcattattttgttttaagatattttgaaaatatcaCCATGTCACAACATGCTAATAAAAGTCAACCTAATTACGGTAAGTATTTTAAGAGAAATGATGGTGCATGTCAAACTTTCGTTAATTCAATTTCTTGGGGTCTTGGAGTTGACGCACGAAGAACTAGTACAGAACTACCAGATCCATTTAGAGTAGAAGTAGGTACGCATCCTGAGGATGTTCCAAAGGAGTATGATGAAGAGAAATGGTTAATCAATATTTTGGTCATTGACACACGTGGTGTAGAAGACAAGAAAGGTTGCTCCCAATGCAGATGTGACCTTTTAGACGTCAAAAGTAAAGATTTGACAAACACAACAGGCATTGATGGAACACCATTGTCTAGTGATTACAAAGGAGGAATTTTTTGTTGCGAGAAGAAGTCTCAATGCAAATTACAACAGGGatacaatgaaaaacaaaagagaaaagtTGCTATTAAATATACAATATCATGGGTTGAATGGGATCAACAGCAAGTGCCTCTTAAGTTTTATATTCTTGATGTTACTGATCAAGTCACATATAATGGATCCGAACCAATTCATCATTGCGCG GTAGAGTATTCTATAAATCCAGAAAAGACTGATGAAGGACACTACCATATTAAGAAAACAAATATTCCAATGACAAAAGGTGGTAGTCTCATCTATATTACTGCTCATGTACATTCAGGAATTGTTAATGCAACTTTATATGGAGAG gATGGAAGAAGATTATGTGAAATTAAGCCAATATATGGAACGGGAAAAGATGCAGGCAATGAAGAAGGTTATGCTGTTGGAGCGTCTGGTTGCTATCCAAAACCAGGCTCTATGAAGATTAAAGATGGTGAAAATTTAACTGCAGAATTTATACATGAAAACAAATATACCACTGGACTTATGGGGCATTTCTATGTCTATTTGGCAGAAGACTTACCAAAATCTTTGTAA